CGAGCATGTCATTGCCCTGCGGATCGTGGATTCCATCGACGCCATGACCGCGGACTGGTCGCGGATGCCCAGTGAGATACTGGCCCGGATTTCGAACCGGATCATCAATGAAGTCAAAGGGGTAAATCGCGTGGTTTACGACATTTCGTCCAAGCCGCCGAGCACCATCGAGTGGGAATAACGGACCGCACTAAATCCTTATCGGAGCACGCCGTATGTTTGGAATTGGCTCAACGGAGCTGGTAGTTATCCTCGTGGTTGCATTGATCATTCTTGGGCCGAGCAAGTTGCCGGAAATTGCCCGTTCCCTGGGAAAGGCCCTGGGCGAGTTCCGCCGGGTCAGCACCGACGTGAAGCGGACCATTGAAATGGAAGCCGAACAGGCCGAGCAGAAAGTCAAAACCGAGGAGGCCAA
The genomic region above belongs to Deltaproteobacteria bacterium and contains:
- the tatB gene encoding twin-arginine translocase subunit TatB is translated as MFGIGSTELVVILVVALIILGPSKLPEIARSLGKALGEFRRVSTDVKRTIEMEAEQAEQKVKTEEAKKELFPETASKADGVETAKPASEANGEAKGKA